A single region of the Pieris rapae chromosome 21, ilPieRapa1.1, whole genome shotgun sequence genome encodes:
- the LOC111000330 gene encoding probable serine/threonine-protein kinase DDB_G0282963 isoform X1, whose protein sequence is MKKSALLKLKAIFGTRKGKRHQEQYNSIKSSRSGSPEPSDGPSSVESFRPIQRTPTPSRLGPPPSPPVPTKPVAPAAPEPSGPLMPCAICGRTFVPQSLSKHVKICEKMTVKKRKTFDSSRQRREGTDLEQYLPKNFGLPENSPFLEKSPPNTAKATPKPKPQSVRTAIMKPTADLQKCPHCGRAFGVRAFERHVEWCADKAKILPAASAQAPPHISDAKQRLNARTQYKAPPVRTRRSSQTREKSSRSASVESSRGVSPPREFGDYKHPQSRASESGSSNDYHEESSPHIPVIRNSRSSQNKSSGDANIKARQARLAKDLSSTRLDENYDPFVCAARQMKELMSSDTNIPQKLQKASKESSRTLPSLKPTTRASTLNRTDNTKTIKDTINKTYQKTPTLNRMKSFGSTHNDNLSSSFGGRCSSFRLNRNEKKPSLNTTFTKSSKENIHSVEKPYFNRSTNLNRSFSSYNNSVYSTPKLKNKIPKLSTSMHHAFQRNTGSQPMKLEKIKKDDDKKDLVNLDAILSCDNSSMTDSNYIDPMLINENDNLPINVNTILNNPDIISSFESLLTTENLPPKFESFSTIKKNNTCRNVTNIESLKNEKNNNFHTETSTTPIISDLGAQYDKLMYSLDHSITSRTSGRDDDSLCEDFDLEEFMTSFDEEVNKQKSEKRTCSSTTRVVKQSELSDDVNDTPKILKSSSNGMIPVNKSMSLVFSSNNIVGDKLLPSSVKRSTSLLDSIQKKPAKIEPKIRHKTDQLEDDIMQSLKEFDKFYESQKNEKSHSNKDLNVNKRTYIDTVKRGSRKKIEQKNKCDITNGNHTPGGKISNDSAYSSLNRVSPSKLSLCNVKESNDTVLVEQPGGSDTSESHKEDRRSISSEEFLAMEKSTELEETLTRSDMHSSYNNVGHISCTEKRTSSRASTHRTSHRNIKEALSSSGSETSLSRVRRDQHSAPRLSRFCHECGSKFPDKAKFCIECGVKRLLV, encoded by the exons GCAAGCGGCATCAGGAACAGTACAACTCCATAAAATCATCACGATCAGGATCTCCAGAACCCTCAGATGGACCCAGCAGTGTCGAATCTTTCCGGCCAATCCAACGGACGCCAACTCCCAGCAGACTTGGGCCTCCGCCCTCACCACCCGTGCCCACAAAACCTGTGGCCCCCGCTGCCCCAGAGCCGTCAGGGCCTCTTATGCCATGTGCCATATGCGGGAGGACCTTTGTGCCCCAATCACTATCAAAACATGTAAAGATCTGCGAGAAAATGACCGTCAAGAAGAGGAAAACCTTCGACTCTTCAAGGCAGAGGCGCGAAG GCACGGACCTAGAACAATACTTGCCAAAGAATTTCGGTCTTCCAGAAAACAGCCCATTCCTTGAGAAGAGCCCGCCGAACACTGCTAAAGCCACGCCCAAACCTAAGCCGCAGTCTGTTCGCACTGCTATCATGAAG CCCACTGCCGACCTCCAAAAGTGTCCTCATTGTGGACGCGCCTTCGGTGTGAGGGCGTTCGAGAGACACGTCGAATGGTGCGCAGACAAAGCGAAGATTTTACCAGCTGCCTCCGCGCAAGCGCCGCCGCACATCAGCGATGCCAAACAAAGGCTCAATGCGCGTACGCAGTACAAAGCACCGCCAGTTAGAACGCGAAG GTCATCTCAAACTCGCGAGAAGTCATCAAGATCGGCGTCGGTAGAATCTAGTCGAGGTGTCTCACCGCCTAGAGAGTTTGGTGACTACAAACATCCACAATCTAGGGCTTCAG AGTCCGGATCTAGCAATGATTATCACGAGGAGAGCTCCCCGCATATTCCAGTTATTAGAAACTCGCGTAGCTCTCAAAATAAATCGTCTGGAGATGCCAATATTAAAGCGAGGCAAGCCCGGCTGGCCAAGGATTTAAGCAGCACTAG GCTAGACGAAAACTACGACCCCTTCGTTTGTGCTGCTAGGCAGATGAAAGAGTTAATGTCTTCAGACACAAATATTCCGCAAAAGCTGCAAAAGGCTTCGAAAGAATCCAGTCGAACACTTCCATCCTTAAAACCCACTACTAGAGCCTCCACTCTAAACCGCACAGATAATACCAAAACTATTAAAGacacaattaataaaacatatcaaaaaaCACCTACTCTGAACAGAATGAAATCATTTGGAAGTACGCATAATGATAATCTCTCAAGTTCCTTTGGTGGTAGATGTAGTTCGTTTAGATTAAATAGAAATGAGAAAAAACCTAGTCTTAATACAACATTCACCAAATCCAGCAAGGAAAATATCCATTCTGTAGAAAAACCATACTTTAATCGCAGcactaatttaaatagatcattttctagttataataattcagtCTATAGTACGcctaagttaaaaaataaaattccaaaGTTATCCACATCTATGCATCATGCTTTTCAGAGAAATACTGGGAGTCAACCTATGAAacttgaaaaaattaaaaaagatgatGATAAGAAAGATCTTGTAAATCTTGATGCTATATTATCATGTGATAACTCTTCTATGACAGATAGTAATTACATAGATCCCATGTTGATCAATGAAAATGACAATTTGCCGATAAATGTTAACACGATCTTAAATAATCCCGACATTATAAGTAGCTTTGAATCTCTGCTAACTACTGAGAATCTACCACCTAAATTCGAATCGTTTAGtactataaagaaaaataatacctGTAGAAATGTAACAAATATAGAAAGTCTTAAAAAcgagaaaaacaataattttcatacTGAGACTTCGACAACTCCAATCATAAGTGATTTAGGAGCTCAGTATGATAAGCTAATGTACTCTCTCGATCATAGTATAACATCTAGAACTTCCGGTAGAGACGATGACTCCCTTTGTGAAGATTTTGATCTCGAGGAATTCATGACCTCTTTTGACGAAGaggttaataaacaaaaatctgaaAAGCGCACGTGTAGCTCGACAACTAGAGTCGTCAAGCAATCAGAATTGTCTGACGACGTTAATGATACccctaaaattttaaaaagtagtaGTAACGGTATGATTCCAGTGAATAAATCAATGTCCCTTGTTTTTAGCAGTAACAATATCGTGGGTGATAAACTGCTTCCTTCCTCCGTCAAACGTTCCACATCCCTCCTCGATTCCATTCAAAAGAAACCTGCCAAAATAGAACCTAAAATCCGCCATAAGACTGATCAACTGGAAGATGACATAATGCAATCTCTGAAAGAATTCGACAAGTTCTACGAATCTCAGAAAAATGAGAAAAGTCATTCGAATAAAGATCTTAATGTGAATAAACGCACGTATATAGATACAGTAAAAAGAGGTAGTCGGAAGAAGATCgaacaaaagaataaatgtGACATCACAAACGGAAATCACACGCCTGGTGGGAAAATAAGCAACGATTCGGCTTATAGCAG CCTAAACAGAGTGTCGCCATCAAAGCTGTCCTTGTGCAATGTTAAAGAATCAAATGATACAGTGCTGGTAGAACAACCAGGCGGTTCAGACACGAGTGAGAGTCATAAAGAAGACAGACGTTCCATATCAAGTGAAGAATTTTTGGCGATGGAGAAATCCACTGAGCTAGAAGAGACGTTAACGAGATCTGATATGCACTCGTCCTATAATAATGTAGGGCACATCAGTTGTACGG AGAAACGTACCAGTTCTCGAGCCTCCACACATCGCACATCGCATCGTAATATAAAAGAGGCGCTCAGCTCTAGTGGGTCTGAGACGTCCTTAAGCCGTGTTCGAAGGGACCAACACTCGGCCCCGCGTCTTTCACGCTTCTGTCACGAATGCGGGAGTAAGTTTCCTGATAAAGCCAAGTTTTGTATCGAATGTGGCGTTAAACGATTGTTAGTGTGA
- the LOC111000330 gene encoding probable serine/threonine-protein kinase DDB_G0282963 isoform X3, which yields MEITDGKRHQEQYNSIKSSRSGSPEPSDGPSSVESFRPIQRTPTPSRLGPPPSPPVPTKPVAPAAPEPSGPLMPCAICGRTFVPQSLSKHVKICEKMTVKKRKTFDSSRQRREGTDLEQYLPKNFGLPENSPFLEKSPPNTAKATPKPKPQSVRTAIMKPTADLQKCPHCGRAFGVRAFERHVEWCADKAKILPAASAQAPPHISDAKQRLNARTQYKAPPVRTRRSSQTREKSSRSASVESSRGVSPPREFGDYKHPQSRASESGSSNDYHEESSPHIPVIRNSRSSQNKSSGDANIKARQARLAKDLSSTRLDENYDPFVCAARQMKELMSSDTNIPQKLQKASKESSRTLPSLKPTTRASTLNRTDNTKTIKDTINKTYQKTPTLNRMKSFGSTHNDNLSSSFGGRCSSFRLNRNEKKPSLNTTFTKSSKENIHSVEKPYFNRSTNLNRSFSSYNNSVYSTPKLKNKIPKLSTSMHHAFQRNTGSQPMKLEKIKKDDDKKDLVNLDAILSCDNSSMTDSNYIDPMLINENDNLPINVNTILNNPDIISSFESLLTTENLPPKFESFSTIKKNNTCRNVTNIESLKNEKNNNFHTETSTTPIISDLGAQYDKLMYSLDHSITSRTSGRDDDSLCEDFDLEEFMTSFDEEVNKQKSEKRTCSSTTRVVKQSELSDDVNDTPKILKSSSNGMIPVNKSMSLVFSSNNIVGDKLLPSSVKRSTSLLDSIQKKPAKIEPKIRHKTDQLEDDIMQSLKEFDKFYESQKNEKSHSNKDLNVNKRTYIDTVKRGSRKKIEQKNKCDITNGNHTPGGKISNDSAYSSLNRVSPSKLSLCNVKESNDTVLVEQPGGSDTSESHKEDRRSISSEEFLAMEKSTELEETLTRSDMHSSYNNVGHISCTEKRTSSRASTHRTSHRNIKEALSSSGSETSLSRVRRDQHSAPRLSRFCHECGSKFPDKAKFCIECGVKRLLV from the exons GCAAGCGGCATCAGGAACAGTACAACTCCATAAAATCATCACGATCAGGATCTCCAGAACCCTCAGATGGACCCAGCAGTGTCGAATCTTTCCGGCCAATCCAACGGACGCCAACTCCCAGCAGACTTGGGCCTCCGCCCTCACCACCCGTGCCCACAAAACCTGTGGCCCCCGCTGCCCCAGAGCCGTCAGGGCCTCTTATGCCATGTGCCATATGCGGGAGGACCTTTGTGCCCCAATCACTATCAAAACATGTAAAGATCTGCGAGAAAATGACCGTCAAGAAGAGGAAAACCTTCGACTCTTCAAGGCAGAGGCGCGAAG GCACGGACCTAGAACAATACTTGCCAAAGAATTTCGGTCTTCCAGAAAACAGCCCATTCCTTGAGAAGAGCCCGCCGAACACTGCTAAAGCCACGCCCAAACCTAAGCCGCAGTCTGTTCGCACTGCTATCATGAAG CCCACTGCCGACCTCCAAAAGTGTCCTCATTGTGGACGCGCCTTCGGTGTGAGGGCGTTCGAGAGACACGTCGAATGGTGCGCAGACAAAGCGAAGATTTTACCAGCTGCCTCCGCGCAAGCGCCGCCGCACATCAGCGATGCCAAACAAAGGCTCAATGCGCGTACGCAGTACAAAGCACCGCCAGTTAGAACGCGAAG GTCATCTCAAACTCGCGAGAAGTCATCAAGATCGGCGTCGGTAGAATCTAGTCGAGGTGTCTCACCGCCTAGAGAGTTTGGTGACTACAAACATCCACAATCTAGGGCTTCAG AGTCCGGATCTAGCAATGATTATCACGAGGAGAGCTCCCCGCATATTCCAGTTATTAGAAACTCGCGTAGCTCTCAAAATAAATCGTCTGGAGATGCCAATATTAAAGCGAGGCAAGCCCGGCTGGCCAAGGATTTAAGCAGCACTAG GCTAGACGAAAACTACGACCCCTTCGTTTGTGCTGCTAGGCAGATGAAAGAGTTAATGTCTTCAGACACAAATATTCCGCAAAAGCTGCAAAAGGCTTCGAAAGAATCCAGTCGAACACTTCCATCCTTAAAACCCACTACTAGAGCCTCCACTCTAAACCGCACAGATAATACCAAAACTATTAAAGacacaattaataaaacatatcaaaaaaCACCTACTCTGAACAGAATGAAATCATTTGGAAGTACGCATAATGATAATCTCTCAAGTTCCTTTGGTGGTAGATGTAGTTCGTTTAGATTAAATAGAAATGAGAAAAAACCTAGTCTTAATACAACATTCACCAAATCCAGCAAGGAAAATATCCATTCTGTAGAAAAACCATACTTTAATCGCAGcactaatttaaatagatcattttctagttataataattcagtCTATAGTACGcctaagttaaaaaataaaattccaaaGTTATCCACATCTATGCATCATGCTTTTCAGAGAAATACTGGGAGTCAACCTATGAAacttgaaaaaattaaaaaagatgatGATAAGAAAGATCTTGTAAATCTTGATGCTATATTATCATGTGATAACTCTTCTATGACAGATAGTAATTACATAGATCCCATGTTGATCAATGAAAATGACAATTTGCCGATAAATGTTAACACGATCTTAAATAATCCCGACATTATAAGTAGCTTTGAATCTCTGCTAACTACTGAGAATCTACCACCTAAATTCGAATCGTTTAGtactataaagaaaaataatacctGTAGAAATGTAACAAATATAGAAAGTCTTAAAAAcgagaaaaacaataattttcatacTGAGACTTCGACAACTCCAATCATAAGTGATTTAGGAGCTCAGTATGATAAGCTAATGTACTCTCTCGATCATAGTATAACATCTAGAACTTCCGGTAGAGACGATGACTCCCTTTGTGAAGATTTTGATCTCGAGGAATTCATGACCTCTTTTGACGAAGaggttaataaacaaaaatctgaaAAGCGCACGTGTAGCTCGACAACTAGAGTCGTCAAGCAATCAGAATTGTCTGACGACGTTAATGATACccctaaaattttaaaaagtagtaGTAACGGTATGATTCCAGTGAATAAATCAATGTCCCTTGTTTTTAGCAGTAACAATATCGTGGGTGATAAACTGCTTCCTTCCTCCGTCAAACGTTCCACATCCCTCCTCGATTCCATTCAAAAGAAACCTGCCAAAATAGAACCTAAAATCCGCCATAAGACTGATCAACTGGAAGATGACATAATGCAATCTCTGAAAGAATTCGACAAGTTCTACGAATCTCAGAAAAATGAGAAAAGTCATTCGAATAAAGATCTTAATGTGAATAAACGCACGTATATAGATACAGTAAAAAGAGGTAGTCGGAAGAAGATCgaacaaaagaataaatgtGACATCACAAACGGAAATCACACGCCTGGTGGGAAAATAAGCAACGATTCGGCTTATAGCAG CCTAAACAGAGTGTCGCCATCAAAGCTGTCCTTGTGCAATGTTAAAGAATCAAATGATACAGTGCTGGTAGAACAACCAGGCGGTTCAGACACGAGTGAGAGTCATAAAGAAGACAGACGTTCCATATCAAGTGAAGAATTTTTGGCGATGGAGAAATCCACTGAGCTAGAAGAGACGTTAACGAGATCTGATATGCACTCGTCCTATAATAATGTAGGGCACATCAGTTGTACGG AGAAACGTACCAGTTCTCGAGCCTCCACACATCGCACATCGCATCGTAATATAAAAGAGGCGCTCAGCTCTAGTGGGTCTGAGACGTCCTTAAGCCGTGTTCGAAGGGACCAACACTCGGCCCCGCGTCTTTCACGCTTCTGTCACGAATGCGGGAGTAAGTTTCCTGATAAAGCCAAGTTTTGTATCGAATGTGGCGTTAAACGATTGTTAGTGTGA
- the LOC111000330 gene encoding probable serine/threonine-protein kinase DDB_G0282963 isoform X4, giving the protein MKKSALLKLKAIFGTRKGKRHQEQYNSIKSSRSGSPEPSDGPSSVESFRPIQRTPTPSRLGPPPSPPVPTKPVAPAAPEPSGPLMPCAICGRTFVPQSLSKHVKICEKMTVKKRKTFDSSRQRREENSPFLEKSPPNTAKATPKPKPQSVRTAIMKPTADLQKCPHCGRAFGVRAFERHVEWCADKAKILPAASAQAPPHISDAKQRLNARTQYKAPPVRTRRSSQTREKSSRSASVESSRGVSPPREFGDYKHPQSRASESGSSNDYHEESSPHIPVIRNSRSSQNKSSGDANIKARQARLAKDLSSTRLDENYDPFVCAARQMKELMSSDTNIPQKLQKASKESSRTLPSLKPTTRASTLNRTDNTKTIKDTINKTYQKTPTLNRMKSFGSTHNDNLSSSFGGRCSSFRLNRNEKKPSLNTTFTKSSKENIHSVEKPYFNRSTNLNRSFSSYNNSVYSTPKLKNKIPKLSTSMHHAFQRNTGSQPMKLEKIKKDDDKKDLVNLDAILSCDNSSMTDSNYIDPMLINENDNLPINVNTILNNPDIISSFESLLTTENLPPKFESFSTIKKNNTCRNVTNIESLKNEKNNNFHTETSTTPIISDLGAQYDKLMYSLDHSITSRTSGRDDDSLCEDFDLEEFMTSFDEEVNKQKSEKRTCSSTTRVVKQSELSDDVNDTPKILKSSSNGMIPVNKSMSLVFSSNNIVGDKLLPSSVKRSTSLLDSIQKKPAKIEPKIRHKTDQLEDDIMQSLKEFDKFYESQKNEKSHSNKDLNVNKRTYIDTVKRGSRKKIEQKNKCDITNGNHTPGGKISNDSAYSSLNRVSPSKLSLCNVKESNDTVLVEQPGGSDTSESHKEDRRSISSEEFLAMEKSTELEETLTRSDMHSSYNNVGHISCTEKRTSSRASTHRTSHRNIKEALSSSGSETSLSRVRRDQHSAPRLSRFCHECGSKFPDKAKFCIECGVKRLLV; this is encoded by the exons GCAAGCGGCATCAGGAACAGTACAACTCCATAAAATCATCACGATCAGGATCTCCAGAACCCTCAGATGGACCCAGCAGTGTCGAATCTTTCCGGCCAATCCAACGGACGCCAACTCCCAGCAGACTTGGGCCTCCGCCCTCACCACCCGTGCCCACAAAACCTGTGGCCCCCGCTGCCCCAGAGCCGTCAGGGCCTCTTATGCCATGTGCCATATGCGGGAGGACCTTTGTGCCCCAATCACTATCAAAACATGTAAAGATCTGCGAGAAAATGACCGTCAAGAAGAGGAAAACCTTCGACTCTTCAAGGCAGAGGCGCGAAG AAAACAGCCCATTCCTTGAGAAGAGCCCGCCGAACACTGCTAAAGCCACGCCCAAACCTAAGCCGCAGTCTGTTCGCACTGCTATCATGAAG CCCACTGCCGACCTCCAAAAGTGTCCTCATTGTGGACGCGCCTTCGGTGTGAGGGCGTTCGAGAGACACGTCGAATGGTGCGCAGACAAAGCGAAGATTTTACCAGCTGCCTCCGCGCAAGCGCCGCCGCACATCAGCGATGCCAAACAAAGGCTCAATGCGCGTACGCAGTACAAAGCACCGCCAGTTAGAACGCGAAG GTCATCTCAAACTCGCGAGAAGTCATCAAGATCGGCGTCGGTAGAATCTAGTCGAGGTGTCTCACCGCCTAGAGAGTTTGGTGACTACAAACATCCACAATCTAGGGCTTCAG AGTCCGGATCTAGCAATGATTATCACGAGGAGAGCTCCCCGCATATTCCAGTTATTAGAAACTCGCGTAGCTCTCAAAATAAATCGTCTGGAGATGCCAATATTAAAGCGAGGCAAGCCCGGCTGGCCAAGGATTTAAGCAGCACTAG GCTAGACGAAAACTACGACCCCTTCGTTTGTGCTGCTAGGCAGATGAAAGAGTTAATGTCTTCAGACACAAATATTCCGCAAAAGCTGCAAAAGGCTTCGAAAGAATCCAGTCGAACACTTCCATCCTTAAAACCCACTACTAGAGCCTCCACTCTAAACCGCACAGATAATACCAAAACTATTAAAGacacaattaataaaacatatcaaaaaaCACCTACTCTGAACAGAATGAAATCATTTGGAAGTACGCATAATGATAATCTCTCAAGTTCCTTTGGTGGTAGATGTAGTTCGTTTAGATTAAATAGAAATGAGAAAAAACCTAGTCTTAATACAACATTCACCAAATCCAGCAAGGAAAATATCCATTCTGTAGAAAAACCATACTTTAATCGCAGcactaatttaaatagatcattttctagttataataattcagtCTATAGTACGcctaagttaaaaaataaaattccaaaGTTATCCACATCTATGCATCATGCTTTTCAGAGAAATACTGGGAGTCAACCTATGAAacttgaaaaaattaaaaaagatgatGATAAGAAAGATCTTGTAAATCTTGATGCTATATTATCATGTGATAACTCTTCTATGACAGATAGTAATTACATAGATCCCATGTTGATCAATGAAAATGACAATTTGCCGATAAATGTTAACACGATCTTAAATAATCCCGACATTATAAGTAGCTTTGAATCTCTGCTAACTACTGAGAATCTACCACCTAAATTCGAATCGTTTAGtactataaagaaaaataatacctGTAGAAATGTAACAAATATAGAAAGTCTTAAAAAcgagaaaaacaataattttcatacTGAGACTTCGACAACTCCAATCATAAGTGATTTAGGAGCTCAGTATGATAAGCTAATGTACTCTCTCGATCATAGTATAACATCTAGAACTTCCGGTAGAGACGATGACTCCCTTTGTGAAGATTTTGATCTCGAGGAATTCATGACCTCTTTTGACGAAGaggttaataaacaaaaatctgaaAAGCGCACGTGTAGCTCGACAACTAGAGTCGTCAAGCAATCAGAATTGTCTGACGACGTTAATGATACccctaaaattttaaaaagtagtaGTAACGGTATGATTCCAGTGAATAAATCAATGTCCCTTGTTTTTAGCAGTAACAATATCGTGGGTGATAAACTGCTTCCTTCCTCCGTCAAACGTTCCACATCCCTCCTCGATTCCATTCAAAAGAAACCTGCCAAAATAGAACCTAAAATCCGCCATAAGACTGATCAACTGGAAGATGACATAATGCAATCTCTGAAAGAATTCGACAAGTTCTACGAATCTCAGAAAAATGAGAAAAGTCATTCGAATAAAGATCTTAATGTGAATAAACGCACGTATATAGATACAGTAAAAAGAGGTAGTCGGAAGAAGATCgaacaaaagaataaatgtGACATCACAAACGGAAATCACACGCCTGGTGGGAAAATAAGCAACGATTCGGCTTATAGCAG CCTAAACAGAGTGTCGCCATCAAAGCTGTCCTTGTGCAATGTTAAAGAATCAAATGATACAGTGCTGGTAGAACAACCAGGCGGTTCAGACACGAGTGAGAGTCATAAAGAAGACAGACGTTCCATATCAAGTGAAGAATTTTTGGCGATGGAGAAATCCACTGAGCTAGAAGAGACGTTAACGAGATCTGATATGCACTCGTCCTATAATAATGTAGGGCACATCAGTTGTACGG AGAAACGTACCAGTTCTCGAGCCTCCACACATCGCACATCGCATCGTAATATAAAAGAGGCGCTCAGCTCTAGTGGGTCTGAGACGTCCTTAAGCCGTGTTCGAAGGGACCAACACTCGGCCCCGCGTCTTTCACGCTTCTGTCACGAATGCGGGAGTAAGTTTCCTGATAAAGCCAAGTTTTGTATCGAATGTGGCGTTAAACGATTGTTAGTGTGA